In Megalopta genalis isolate 19385.01 chromosome 16, iyMegGena1_principal, whole genome shotgun sequence, the following are encoded in one genomic region:
- the Myo81F gene encoding unconventional myosin 81F isoform X1, with protein sequence MVAKHFTQGSSPEFGVPDMTVISDIDETGINRNLQVRYGRDQIYTYTGSILVAVNPYKEVDFYTNEYVNRYHGQKMGSLEPHVFALAEAAYRSLQDTESNQSCVISGESGAGKTETTKFILQYLCSVTSNVDTWVEQQILEANTILEAFGNAKTVRNDNSSRFGKFMQVCFDSKWMIKGCIIQDYLLEQSRITFQSAGERNYHVFYQLVEAGTRDKEFAEQYKLMPATHYKYLNQSGCVKIDGISDSKKLDALRLAFNVLQVAPEMCEGIFRVLSAILWLGNLSFEDVDGERCELTKEDVEIIGTVAPLLGLQVEDLTKVVLIRQINVRGNITEIPLKVQEARENRHAMAKALYSRTFAWLINHINNCTNPGQDSSRFLGVLDIFGFENFAVNSFEQLCINYTNEKLHKFFNHYVFALEQELYRQEEIQYSHITFTDNTMCLELIEKPPRCVLKLLTEQCHMPKGSDLAYLTNLHAEFESHSCYVKGDDRRKWEKEFGVKHYAGCVTYTVEGFVDKNRDVQQDVFFDLMSRSTNEFVQEITVYQDLLGCTVARASGSATTMSRGTSKGKPTLCDSFRHQLQALVDVLQATTPWYARCIKPNMQKIANHYDEKLVLDQLKYLGMLDIIRIRKEGFPIHMAFHDFVARYICLDKGRMPRFDDEKETVRCLIGSQGIPETEWQIGKTKVFLRSYVHEPLEDSRNQMVTSNAIMIQKIWRGSVVRKEYKRIRDAALKVQHAYRGWKLRIMFIRKRRAAIVIQSHLRGVFAREVAAALREMRRVDEEMRKRERLEEERRLMEDKKALEESQSAQYNGIVGMEPGKAQEEIAALSQMAEQMNSKMAASDLQSVDLDNLFSFLSDVQSTKGNQIIEEIGEQMDELVEDLDVELETVIQQEMEMNSKAESKANTPNGQDAPSPLQSQPQQQRITGGTTGKLGQPSLPEPTEPPPPPPPPAPPLAINGDSSTDNGEPIYESVLPREDNSPSSPIVVNGNSGPLVNGDTCGSPPPPLPNNKTMKEQIASSPPSRPESRNSNSHHLHHNHHQPVPQQQQNGHDQQQPQTQQSQQPPVEREQRRKCRVERKLQELEDKKEPDNEVTYHDIVEFAQNYFNSHERSPEGTIIATLTRKSRGKSVEYIPKYEMVTYYKGSTIPNSHIHMYDPDNVNVACSVFRDLCKYLRGEMKLDQEIATIQSIIGYGIEREELRDEVFVQCMRQATNNPNPEWAERVWLLLCLAIVAFQPSKLLYKYFVSFLKKNLALEGKLRQYVQWCVDNCKNMKVSCRQHPPSTVEIAAMRRLGTIVCRFFFLDGRTKAIDVHPTDTAADAVAKLGEKLGLRSLEGWAIYQSRPDGEEHVRAHDYLYDVIAAWEMKQCKLNTAQSTFSTLRRGNNATLGSGDNRFVFKRRLFRNTREISQDPVEVNMLYAQAVYNVVKCDDFPVSEKVALQLAGLQAQVSLGDPKDNDRLDYYSEVDSFLPYRISRARGDDVWVPIIAQAHRQYGAGRKELAAKVLYLSCVMQYPLYGTTMFNVTYRGYWSYGNQLILGINCDGLMLIKPDDKFVLSEYRYQDVESIMLDPSDSFITLSLLRHNPDSSHKCFVFETAQKNEIGSLIVSYCPSLAGWITENEVPTKKLKCITNEDRIRLYHNLVNCRRTLVDAEILRKPQDSGGGFLRNTLRRLSKHRIEKLRQEHGSATDHGETYKGFPYAYWAFSRQAIPQSLSKLPDPDEQISLSVFQLILTYAGLGQNGDTVRRVEDEHVNLIQTVMERCIRKENLLGELYLQLIKQTTDHPDPNSRVNLRHWALLSLACSVILPPQKVIRKYLIAHLKRCASDYVTEEGKYARFAEKCLYKTQGTRRRQWPPSREEIMCTINRRPIYARFHFMDGQYHAVEFHPSATARDVMEIIKTKIGLEETAMGYAIYEVLGATERALIPEEKIADVMSKWERYRTANAQQNQSQRKHAHHFFLFKKHLFLDQYMNLDDPVEKELLYHQVLHDLRADRFPITEKEAMMLTALQAQLELGDCQDAVLDHDYRTISSHCLPARLVPSLCLEGVLQHHQSLRGMTPPEAKKAFLNLIQSWPLHRATIFDVMQSFTSNWPRVLWLAVDQQGLHLLEHRSRNALCTYEYSSILSYSPAVSCLMIITGTDKKQSKVILTTSQAHQIANLIREYMDVLQSPPEVPKRESAIVQQIAQQQLQPPPANLQATTGGRKSRPASVLHRGAPVIQSQAS encoded by the exons GAGTACGTGAATAGATACCATGGACAAAAGATGGGCTCCCTGGAGCCGCACGTGTTCGCGCTCGCCGAGGCGGCTTACAGGTCGCTCCAGGACACCGAGAGCAATCAATCCTGCGTGATATCGGGGGAGAGCGGCGCGGGGAAGACCGAGACCACGAAATTCATTCTGCAATACCTGTGCTCGGTGACCAGCAACGTGGACACGTGGGTGGAGCAGCAGATCCTCGAGGCGAACACCATCCTCGAAGCGTTCG GTAACGCGAAGACAGTGAGAAACGACAACAGCTCCCGTTTCGGGAAGTTCATGCAAGTCTGCTTCGACAGCAAGTGGATGATCAAAGGATGCATCATCCAGGATTACCTGCTCGAGCAGAGCCGCATAACTTTCCAGAGCGCCGGTGAGAGGAATTACCATGTGTTCTATCAGCTGGTCGAGGCGGGCACGAGGGACAAGGAATTCGCGGAACAATACAAATTGATGCCAGCCACCCACTACAAGTATCTCAATCAGTCCGGCTGCGTGAAGATCGATGGGATCTCCGATTCGAAGAAACTGGACGCGCTTAGGCTCGCGTTCAACGTGCTCCAG GTCGCGCCAGAGATGTGCGAGGGCATCTTCCGGGTGCTGTCCGCCATTCTCTGGCTGGGCAACTTGAGCTTCGAGGACGTGGACGGCGAGCGTTGCGAGCTGACTAAAGAGGACGTCGAGATCATCGGGACGGTGGCGCCGTTGCTCGGCCTCCAGGTCGAGGATCTAACGAAGGTTGTCCTGATAAGGCAGATAAACGTCCGCGGCAACATCACCGAGATACCGTTGAAGGTGCAAGAGGCCCGGGAGAACCGGCACGCGATGGCGAAGGCGTTGTACTCGCGTACGTTCGCCTGGCTGATCAACCACATCAACAACTGCACGAATCCCGGCCAGGACAGCTCCAGATTCCTCGGCGTCCTCGACATATTCGGCTTCGAGAACTTCGCCGTGAACAGCTTCGAGCAGCTCTGCATCAATTACACCAACGAGAAGCTGCACAAGTTTTTCAATCACTATGTATTCGCGTTGGAGCAAGAACTA TACCGCCAGGAAGAGATCCAATACTCCCATATCACCTTCACGGACAACACCATGTGCCTGGAATTAATCGAGAAACCTCCGCGCTGTGTTCTTAAGTTACTGACGGAGCAGTGCCATATGCCGAAAGGCTCGGACCTGGCTTACCTGACCAATCTGCACGCCGAATTCGAGAGCCATTCGTGCTACGTGAAGGGCGACGACCGCCGCAAATGGGAGAAGGAGTTCGGCGTGAAGCATTACGCCGGCTGCGTCACCTACACGGTGGAGGGTTTCGTGGACAAGAATCGGGACGTGCAGCAGGACGTGTTCTTTGACCTGATGTCGCGCAGCACCAACGAATTCGTGCAGGAGATCACGGTCTACCAAGATCTTTTAGGGTGCACTGTGGCAAGGGCGAGCGGAAGCGCCACCACGATGTCCCGCGGAACGTCCAAGGGCAAGCCGACCCTCTGCGACTCGTTTAGGCACCAGTTGCAAGCCCTGGTCGACGTCCTTCAAGCCACCACCCCTTGGTACGCTAGATGTATCAAGCCCAACATGCAGAAGATAGCGAATCATTATGACGAGAAGCTGGTCCTTGATCAGCTGAAATATCTGGGCATGTTGGACATCATTAGGATTAGGAAAGAAGGTTTCCCGATACATATGGCCTTCCACGACTTTGTTGCTAGATACATATGCCTCGACAAAGGACGTATGCCACGGTTCGACGATGAGAAAGAGACCGTGAGATGTTTGATCGGTAGTCAGGGCATACCGGAGACCGAGTGGCAAATCGGGAAGACCAAAGTGTTCTTGAGGAGCTACGTGCACGAGCCGCTCGAGGATTCCAGAAATCAGATGGTCACTAGCAATGCTATAATGATACAGAAGATCTGGCGGGGCTCTGTTGTACGCAAAG aaTACAAGCGTATCAGAGACGCCGCGCTCAAGGTACAGCACGCGTATCGCGGCTGGAAGCTGAGAATAATGTTCATCAGGAAGCGGAGGGCAGCGATCGTCATTCAGAGTCACTTGCGCGGCGTGTTCGCTAGAGAAGTGGCGGCGGCGTTGAGGGAAATGAGGCGAGTGGATGAGGAAATGAGGAAGAGGGAGAGATTGGAGGAGGAGAGACGACTTATGGAGGACAAGAAAGCGTTGGAAGAGAGCCAGAG CGCACAGTACAATGGTATTGTCGGAATGGAGCCCGG GAAAGCGCAGGAAGAGATCGCCGCATTGTCGCAGATGGCCGAACAAATGAACTCGAAAATGGCCGCCTCGGATCTGCAGTCCGTCGACTTGGACAATCTGTTCTCGTTCCTCTCCGACGTGCAGTCAACGAAAGGCAATCAGATCATCGAGGAAATCGGGGAGCAGATGGACGAGCTGGTGGAGGACCTCGACGTGGAGCTAGAAACTGTGATACAGCAAGAGATGGAGATGAACTCAAAAGCAGAGTCCAAAGCAAATACTCCAAACGGTCAGGACGCTCCGTCGCCTCTGCAGTCGCAGCCTCAGCAGCAGAGGATAACCGGTGGGACCACCGGCAAGCTTGGCCAACCGAGTCTTCCAGAACCCACTGAACCCCCTCCGCCTCCGCCGCCTCCTGCTCCACCCTTGGCCATAAACGGAGACTCCTCCACCGACAACGGGGAACCGATTTACGAGTCCGTTTTGCCGCGCGAGGACAACAGTCCCAGCAGTCCCATCGTGGTGAACGGAAATTCCGGCCCGCTGGTGAACGGCGACACCTGCGGATCCCCCCCTCCTCCTCTGCCAAACAACAAGACCATGAAGGAGCAAATCGCCAGCAGTCCACCGTCGCGGCCGGAATCCAGAAACTCGAACAGCCATCATTTGCACCACAATCATCATCAGCCGGTGCCTCAGCAACAGCAAAACGGCCACGACCAACAGCAACCGCAGACGCAACAGTCGCAACAGCCGCCCGTCGAACGGGAACAGAGACGCAAGTGTCGCGTGGAACGCAAGCTTCAGGAGCTGGAGGACAAGAAAGAGCCGGACAACGAAGTTACTTATCACGATATCGTAGAGTTCGCGCAGAATTACTTCAACAGCCACGAAAGATCGCCCGAGGGGACAATTATCGCTACGCTCACGAGGAAATCGCGCGGCAAAAGCGTGGAGTACATTCCGAAGTATGAAATGGTTACGTACTATAAGGGATCCACGATACCGAATTCTCATATTCACATGTACGACCCTGATAACGTTAACGTGGCCTGTTCGGTGTTCAGG GATCTCTGCAAGTACCTCAGAGGAGAGATGAAACTAGACCAGGAGATCGCAACCATACAGAGCATAATTGGCTACGGCATAGAACGCGAAGAACTGCGGGACGAGGTTTTCGTTCAGTGCATGCGTCAGGCGACGAACAATCCTAATCCAGAATGGGCGGAACGTGTCTGGTTGCTGTTGTGTCTAGCGATTGTTGCTTTCCAGCCCAGCAAATTGCTGTACAAATATTTCGTGTCCTTCTTGAAGAAGAATCTAGCCCTCGAAGGGAAATTGAGGCAGTACGTGCAATGGTGCGTCGATAATTGTAAGAACATGAAGGTCTCGTGTAGACAGCATCCGCCGTCAACGGTGGAAATTGCTGCGATGAGACGATTAGGCACCATAGTGTGCCGCTTCTTCTTCTTGGATGGAAGAACCAAAGCGATCGACGTTCATCCGACCGACACCGCTGCAGACGCAGTGGCGAAACTAGGTGAAAAATTAGGCTTGCGGTCTCTGGAGGGATGGGCAATCTATCAGAGCAGACCCGACGGAGAAGAACATGTGCGCGCCCACGACTATTTGTACGACGTCATCGCTGCTTGGGAAAT GAAGCAGTGTAAATTGAACACAGCGCAGTCAACCTTCTCAACGCTGCGGCGTGGCAATAATGCTACGTTGGGCAGCGGTGACAATCGATTCGTCTTCAAACGTAGACTGTTCCGCAACACCCGAGAAATCTCTCAAGATCCTGTCGAGGTGAACATGCTGTACGCTCAGGCTGTTTACAACGTGGTCAAG TGCGACGATTTCCCGGTGTCCGAGAAGGTCGCGCTGCAGTTGGCGGGTCTGCAGGCCCAAGTGTCTCTGGGCGATCCAAAAGACAACGATCGGCTGGACTATTACAGCGAGGTGGACAGTTTTCTGCCTTATCGAATAAGTCGCGCCCGCGGCGACGACGTTTGGGTGCCGATAATAGCACAGGCGCACAGACAATACGGCGCCGGCCGTAAGGAACTGGCAGCCAAAGTGTTGTACTTGTCCTGCGTGATGCAGTATCCTCTGTACGGCACGACGATGTTCAACGTCACCTACCGCGGCTACTGGTCCTACGGCAATCAATTGATCCTGGGCATTAATTGCGACGGCTTGATGCTGATCAAGCCGGACGACAAGTTCGTCCTATCGGAATATCGCTACCAAGATGTGGAGAGTATCATGCTGGACCCGAGCGACTCTTTCATCACTCTGTCCCTGCTCCGACACAATCCGGACAGCTCGCACAAATGCTTCGTGTTCGAGACGGCGCAGAAGAACGAGATAGGCAGCCTGATCGTCAGTTATTGCCCGTCGTTGGCCGGCTGGATCACGGAGAACGAGGTCCCCACCAAGAAGCTCAAGTGTATCACGAACGAGGATCGCATCAGGCTCTATCATAATTTAGTGAATTGCCGGCGGACGCTGGTCGACGCGGAGATATTGAGGAAACCTCAGGACTCGGGCGGTGGTTTCCTCAGGAACACCCTTAGAAGGCTGTCCAAGCACCGAATAGAGAAACTGCGTCAGGAGCACGGGAGCGCGACCGATCACGGCGAGACCTACAAAGGCTTCCCGTACGCCTATTGGGCGTTCAGCAGGCAGGCGATACCGCAGAGTCTCTCGAAACTGCCCGACCCGGACGAGCAAATATCGCTCAGCGTGTTCCAGTTGATATTGACGTACGCGGGTCTTGGCCAGAACGGCGACACTGTCCGGAGGGTGGAGGACGAGCACGTGAATCTGATACAGACGGTCATGGAGCGTTGCATAAGGAAAGAGAATCTGTTAGGCGAACTGTATTTACAATTAATTAAACAGACCACCGACCATCCTGACCCGAACAGTCGGGTGAACCTGAGGCACTGGGCGCTGCTGTCTCTGGCCTGTTCCGTGATCCTGCCGCCGCAGAAGGTCATCCGGAAGTATCTGATCGCCCACTTGAAGCGGTGCGCCAGCGACTACGTCACCGAGGAGGGCAAGTACGCTCGATTCGCTGAGAAGTGCCTTTACAAGACGCAGGGCACGAGGAGGAGGCAGTGGCCGCCGAGCAGGGAGGAGATCATGTGCACCATTAATCGCAGGCCTATTTACGCGAGATTCCACTTCATGGACGGACAGTATCACGCCGTCGAGTTCCATCCGTCGGCGACCGCCAGGGACGTGATGGAGATCATTAAGACGAAGATCGGCCTCGAGGAGACGGCGATGG GTTACGCCATATACGAGGTCCTGGGAGCGACGGAAAGGGCGCTGATACCTGAAGAGAAGATCGCGGACGTGATGTCGAAGTGGGAGCGTTACAGGACCGCGAACGCGCAACAGAACCAGTCGCAGAGGAAACACGCGCACCACTTCTTCCTGTTCAAGAAGCATTTGTTCCTCGATCAGTACATGAATCTCGACGATCCGGTGGAGAAGGAGCTGTTGTATCATCAGGTGTTGCACGACCTGCGCGCCGATCGGTTCCCCATCACCGAGAAAGAAGCT ATGATGCTGACAGCGTTGCAAGCTCAGCTGGAGCTAGGCGATTGTCAAGACGCCGTGCTCGACCATGATTACCGCACCATATCAAGCCACTGCCTGCCCGCGAGACTAGTGCCGAGTTTATGTTTAGAGGGTGTTCTTCAGCACCATCAGTCCCTGAGGGGAATGACGCCGCCGGAGGCAAAGAAAGCGTTCTTGAATTTGATACAGTCGTGGCCGTTGCACAGAGCTACGATATTCGACGTGATGCAGTCCTTCACTTCGAACTGGCCGCGCGTCCTTTGGCTGGCCGTCGATCAGCAGGGTCTTCATCTTCTCGAGCATCGTTCCAGAAATGCTCTTTGCACCTACGAGTATAGCAGTATTCTCAGTTACAGCCCGGCCGTTAGTTGTTTGATGATCATAACCGGCACCGATAAGAAGCAGAGCAAGGTCATTCTCACCACGTCCCAG GCCCATCAAATAGCAAATCTGATCCGCGAGTACATGGACGTGCTGCAATCGCCGCCGGAAGTGCCGAAGAGGGAGTCCGCTATCGTTCAGCAGATTGCTCAGCAACAGTTGCAGCCGCCGCCGGCGAATCTGCAAGCCACCACCGGCGGCCGAAAGTCTCGGCCCGCTTCGGTTTTACATAGAGGTGCTCCAGTGATACAGTCGCAAGCTAGTTAA